The following are encoded in a window of Streptomyces griseiscabiei genomic DNA:
- a CDS encoding SCO4983 family protein gives MYEPIRTKSVHTMAGTASSDFPHRSREEELDIQLAGHLAALLATTDALRGLAPSDELDAAAEALAARVAGLRGGRAPARSASGAGEGDVAGLHRRAHALAGRALVVAASRADTASAILAAERMDAHAGAAAGAGVPLGA, from the coding sequence ATGTACGAGCCGATCCGCACCAAGTCGGTCCACACGATGGCCGGCACGGCCTCCTCCGACTTCCCGCACCGTTCGCGCGAGGAGGAGCTGGACATCCAGCTCGCCGGGCATCTGGCAGCCCTGCTGGCGACGACGGACGCGCTGCGGGGGCTTGCCCCCTCCGATGAGCTGGACGCGGCCGCGGAGGCGCTGGCCGCGCGGGTCGCCGGGCTGCGGGGTGGCCGGGCGCCGGCCCGCTCCGCCTCCGGCGCGGGTGAGGGGGATGTCGCCGGGCTGCACCGGCGGGCGCACGCGCTGGCCGGGCGGGCGCTGGTCGTGGCGGCGTCCCGGGCGGACACGGCTTCGGCGATTCTGGCGGCTGAGCGGATGGATGCGCATGCGGGTGCGGCTGCGGGTGCGGGTGTGCCGTTGGGTGCCTAG
- a CDS encoding pyridoxal phosphate-dependent aminotransferase, protein MQVIQSTKLANVCYEIRGPVLEEAMRLEAAGHRILKLNTGNPAAFGFECPPEILEDILRNVSSAHGYGDAKGLLAARRAVVMHNQTLGIETDVEHVFIGNGVSELIVMAMQGLLDDGDEVLVPSPDYPLWTAAVSLSGGTAVHYRCDEQSDWMPDLADVERKVTDRTKALVIINPNNPTGAVYDEAMLRGLTDIARRHNLLVCSDEIYDKILYDGATHTPTASVAPDLLTLTFNGMSKAYRVAGYRVGWVAISGPRAHADSYIEGLTILANMRLCANMPGQHGVVAALSGRQTINDLVLPGGRLKEQRDVAYELLTQIPGVSCVKPKGALYLFPRLDPNVFKIKDDRRMVLDLLRQEKIMVVQGTGFNWSEPDHFRVVTLPTVGDLRSAITRIGNFLDGYGQA, encoded by the coding sequence ATGCAGGTGATCCAGTCGACCAAGCTCGCCAACGTCTGTTACGAGATCCGGGGCCCGGTTCTCGAGGAGGCGATGCGCCTGGAGGCGGCAGGCCACCGCATCCTCAAGCTGAACACCGGCAACCCGGCGGCGTTCGGCTTCGAATGCCCGCCCGAGATCCTGGAGGACATCCTCCGGAACGTCTCCAGCGCCCATGGCTACGGCGACGCGAAGGGCCTGCTGGCGGCCCGCCGCGCGGTGGTCATGCACAACCAGACCCTCGGTATCGAGACGGACGTCGAGCACGTCTTCATCGGCAACGGCGTCTCCGAGCTGATCGTGATGGCCATGCAGGGCCTGCTCGACGACGGCGACGAGGTGCTCGTACCGTCCCCGGACTACCCCCTGTGGACGGCGGCCGTGTCGCTGTCGGGCGGCACCGCCGTCCACTACCGCTGCGACGAGCAGTCCGACTGGATGCCGGACCTCGCGGACGTCGAGCGCAAGGTCACCGACCGCACCAAGGCGCTCGTCATCATCAACCCGAACAACCCCACGGGCGCGGTGTACGACGAGGCGATGCTGCGCGGTCTGACGGACATCGCGCGCCGCCACAACCTGCTGGTCTGCTCCGACGAGATCTACGACAAGATCCTCTACGACGGCGCCACGCACACCCCGACCGCCTCGGTCGCCCCCGACCTGCTGACCCTCACCTTCAACGGCATGTCCAAGGCCTACCGGGTGGCCGGCTACCGGGTGGGCTGGGTCGCGATCTCCGGGCCCCGCGCGCACGCCGACTCCTATATCGAGGGTCTGACGATCCTCGCGAACATGCGGCTGTGCGCGAACATGCCGGGGCAGCACGGAGTGGTCGCCGCGCTCAGCGGGCGCCAGACGATCAACGACCTGGTGCTGCCGGGCGGACGGCTGAAGGAACAGCGGGACGTGGCGTACGAGCTGCTCACGCAGATCCCGGGTGTGTCGTGTGTGAAGCCGAAGGGGGCGCTGTATCTCTTCCCGCGCCTCGACCCGAACGTCTTCAAGATCAAGGACGACCGGCGGATGGTCCTCGACCTGCTGCGACAGGAGAAGATCATGGTCGTCCAGGGCACCGGGTTCAACTGGTCCGAGCCCGATCACTTCCGGGTCGTCACCCTGCCGACGGTGGGTGACCTGCGGTCCGCGATCACCCGGATCGGGAACTTCCTGGATGGATACGGGCAAGCGTAG